The Papaver somniferum cultivar HN1 unplaced genomic scaffold, ASM357369v1 unplaced-scaffold_107, whole genome shotgun sequence genome includes a region encoding these proteins:
- the LOC113328127 gene encoding F-box/kelch-repeat protein At3g06240-like: MDNLNNLPSEIISDVLTRLPAQSVLDGKLVSKIWRDLIKHPLFYKMHTNRLINHSATSAYSTDSGEFGFLALAENKKFYYFEYFGNRKRPIRISLTPPIQYYEYTYVGSFNGLICLRGVGENICIYNPMTKEYVFLPHHKIDFNRIDQRWSGFGYLPSTNEYKVVLMYKVPKFVVVMVYTLGSGKGWRTIGEFKLKSDYVFRGNGVFANGALYWMHREKRTILVFDLADEMFRDHLSTPPLPTDSSLGSFGGFLFSAHGCFNQVTKKYMCSELWLYKKKNDNYHAKEQDQHQSFGWTKDLMAAANIPLVLKKSGWVSVFPHKNTFVSLEDLGEEGAQIMQR, translated from the coding sequence ATGGATAATTTAAACAATCTTCCATCAGAGATCATATCGGATGTTCTTACTCGTTTACCCGCTCAATCAGTTCTAGATGGCAAATTGGTATCCAAGATATGGAGAGATCTCATTAAGCATCCATTGTTCTATAAGATGCACACAAATCGTCTCATCAATCATTCCGCAACATCAGCTTATTCTACTGATTCTGGTGAGTTCGGTTTTCTTGCCTTGGCTGAGAATAAAAAGTTCTACTATTTTGAATATTTTGGGAATCGTAAGAGACCCATAAGGATCAGTCTAACACCTCCAATTCAGTACTATGAATATACCTATGTTGGTTCGTTTAATGGTTTGATATGTCTAAGGGGGGTGGGAGAGAATATTTGTATTTATAACCCCATGACAAAAGAGTACGTTTTTCTTCCTCATCATAAGATCGATTTTAATCGGATTGATCAAAGGTGGTCTGGATTTGGTTATCTTCCTTCAACCAATGAGTACAAAGTTGTTTTAATGTATAAGGTGCCCAAATTTGTGGTAGTGATGGTGTACACACTTGGCAGTGGTAAAGGTTGGAGAACCATTGGAGAATTCAAACTTAAATCTGACTATGTCTTCCGCGGAAATGGTGTCTTTGCGAATGGAGCTCTTTATTGGATGCATAGAGAAAAAAGGACTATTCTGGTATTTGATTTGGCTGATGAAATGTTTCGTGATCATCTTTCAACACCTCCTTTGCCAACAGACAGTTCATTAGGATCTTTCGGTGGATTTTTATTTTCTGCACATGGATGTTTCAATCAGGTCACTAAAAAGTACATGTGCTCTGAGTTATGGCTGTATAAAAAGAAGAATGATAACTATCACGCGAAAGAGCAAGACCAACACCAGTCGTTTGGATGGACTAAAGATTTAATGGCTGCAGCCAACATACCGTTGGTATTAAAGAAGAGTGGTTGGGTCTCAGTATTCCCTCATAAGAATACGTTTGTTTCCTTGGAAGATTTAGGAGAAGAAGGTGCACAAATAATGCAGCGTTGA
- the LOC113328129 gene encoding F-box/kelch-repeat protein At3g06240-like has translation MDNLNNLPAEIISDVLTCLPAETVLDCKLVSKTWRDLIKHPLFYKMHTNRLINHSATAAYSTDSGKLGFLALAQDKKLYYFEYVENHNKPIDNFKNISLTPPIQNYKYNYVGSFNGLICLRAVGENICMYNPMTKEYVFLPQPTINFYRIKQRWFGFGYLPSTGEYKVVLMYKVPKFVEVIVYTLGSGNGWRNIGQFKLEFNYVYEGHGVFVNGALHWMHNARARARRMILVFDLADEKFCEHLSPPLVPIACNYLVVGVLGGFLFCADRHFCSVSRQYVSSDIWVYKKNNDNYSMKELDEHRSLGWSKVFTNVYSIPLAFTKSGDVLTYSLSFLSIYDAKSSTLKKILVPFKEQFCQISPHRNTFGSLKELGEGNAKTVESVKTKKRKSRDYA, from the coding sequence ATGGATAATTTAAACAATCTTCCGGCAGAGATCATATCGGATGTTCTTACTTGTTTACCGGCTGAAACAGTTCTGGATTGCAAATTGGTATCCAAGACATGGAGAGACCTCATTAAGCATCCACTGTTCTATAAGATGCACACAAATCGTCTCATCAATCATTCTGCAACAGCAGCTTATTCTACTGATTCCGGTAAGCTGGGTTTTCTTGCCTTGGCCCAGGATAAAAAGCTCTACTATTTTGAATATGTTGAGAATCATAATAAACCCATTGATAATTTCAAAAATATCAGTCTAACACCTCCAATCCAGAACTATAAATATAACTATGTTGGTTCGTTTAATGGTTTGATATGTCTACGGGCTGTGGGAGAGAATATTTGTATGTATAACCCTATGACAAAAGAGTACGTTTTTCTTCCTCAACCTACGATTAATTTTTATCGGATTAAGCAAAGGTGGTTTGGATTTGGTTATCTGCCTTCAACCGGTGAGTACAAAGTTGTTTTAATGTATAAGGTGCCCAAGTTTGTAGAGGTTATTGTTTACACCCTTGGCAGTGGAAATGGCTGGAGAAACATTGGACAATTCAAGCTTGAATTTAACTATGTTTACGAAGGACATGGAGTCTTTGtgaatggagctcttcattggatGCACAATGCAAGAGCAAGAGCAAGAAGGATGATTCTGGTCTTTGATTTGGCTGATGAAAAATTTTGTGAGCATCTTTCACCACCTCTTGTGCCAATAGCGTGCAACTATTTAGTAGTAGGAGTTTTGGGTGGGTTTTTATTCTGTGCAGATAGACATTTCTGCTCAGTTAGTAGACAGTACGTGTCTTCTGACATATGGGTATACAAAAAGAATAATGATAATTATTCCATGAAAGAGCTGGATGAACACCGTTCACTGGGTTGGAGTAAAGTGTTTACTAATGTATACAGCATACCATTAGCATTTACGAAGAGCGGCGATGTCTTAACTTACAGTTTGAGCTTTCTCAGTATTTATGACGCAAAATCTTCTACCTTGAAAAAGATATTGGTGCCTTTTAAGGAGCAATTTTGTCAAATTTCCCCTCACAGGAATACGTTTGGTTCGTTGAAAGAACTAGGAGAAGGAAATGCAAAAACAGTGGAGTCAGTTAAAACTAAGAAGCGAAAAAGCCGTGATTATGCATGA
- the LOC113328126 gene encoding uncharacterized protein LOC113328126: MVYTPGSRNGWRNIGKFYLKFDNLNNKPAGIFVNGALHWMHKKAEMILVFDLANETFVEHLAAPPLPTDGSLDFGVVGGVLFCAHRYFCSVTKQFSCYNIWLYKKKIDNYNMKEHQSLGWSLEFTAACHRPLAFTKSGDVLGYSSSLLEVYDPKTLTSKVLVEFKQLFCQVFAHKRSFVSLKDLGEESTKIVQSV, encoded by the coding sequence ATGGTTTACACTCCTGGCAGCCGCAATGGTTGGAGAAACATTGGAAAATTCTATCTTAAATTTGATAATCTTAATAATAAACCTGCTGGAATATTTGTGAATGGAGCTCTTCACTGGATGCACAAAAAAGCAGAGATGATTCTGGTCTTCGATTTGGCTAATGAGACCTTTGTTGAACATCTTGCAGCACCTCCTTTGCCAACGGACGGTTCTTTAGATTTTGGAGTTGTGGGTGGGGTTTTATTTTGTGCGCATAGATATTTCTGTTCAGTCACTAAACAGTTCTCATGTTATAATATATGGCTATACAAAAAGAAGATAGATAATTATAATATGAAAGAACACCAGTCATTGGGTTGGAGCCTAGAGTTTACAGCTGCTTGTCACAGGCCGTTAGCATTTACTAAGAGTGGTGATGTCTTAGGTTACAGTTCCAGCCTTCTCGAGGTCTATGACCCAAAAACTTTAACCTCTAAAGTACTGGTGGAGTTTAAGCAACTATTTTGTCAAGTATTCGCTCACAAGAGAAGTTTTGTTTCTTTAAAAGACCTAGGGGAAGAAAGTACAAAAATAGTGCAGTCAGTATAA